The Sphaerochaeta globosa str. Buddy region TCATGCGAGAACAGAACGGAGCGCTGGCCATGGAAGCGAACTACAAGCCGTTTGACATGAATTTCCCCGACGGCCAGTGGATGGTCATCGATCCTCCTATGGGTCCTGAAGGCAAGTCTTCCGTCGGTGTATACTCTGTCACCTACCGCATCACTGCCATCAGTGCGAAGGCTGCCAAGGAAGGCAAGAAAGAAGCCATCGCCCGCCTGTTTGAATGGATGAGCAGCGACGAAGGTTACTACTTGCTAGGCTGGGGTGTTGAAGGTGTGAACTACACCTTTGACAAGGATGGTATCCCGACCGCTGCCGGCATTCCCAATGCTGAGCTTGCTTACACGCAGCCCAAGGGAAGACCAGTCATCCAGCTTGCAAATCTCATCTACCGCTATACTGATGCCGAATTGAAGGCCACCTTCCCCACGTACAAAACTGCCAATGGGAGAAGCCAGAGTGCCTTGGATATTCTGCGGGACTACCAGACCCGCTCTTGGACCGAGGATACCGGTGCCGATACCCTGCCGCTGCCAAATGACGATCTCAAGCGCTTCTATGAACAGGGTGTTGCGGAGTTCATCACCGGCCGCAGAGTGCTGAACCAGGCCAACTGGAAGGCCTTTGTAGCAGATTTCGACCGTCTGGGCGGCAAAGCCTGGGAGGACGAAGCACGTGCCTACGCCCAGGAGAATGGACTCCTGTTGTAGAAATACCAAATCTGAGGGAGCCTGACGGGAACATACAGGCTCCCTCGCTTTGAAAAAGGATGAAGCATATGGATCGAGCGTTGCTGTTGCGTCTCTTGGGAGAAAAACCTGCCAGACAGGAAAAAACCACCTACAGTCTTGCGACATTGACGCAGGAGGATGGGTATCGATATACCGAGATCTCCTACCAAGCATGTGACGGTGAGACGGTGCAGGCATTGCTCTTGATCCCCGATGGTGTGGATATTGAAACGAGTGAGAAGCATCCCACCATCATCGCCCACCATCAGCACGGAGGGCGATACGATGCCGGGATGCTCGAGCCGGCAGGCTTGTGCGAAAATCCGGCCAACACCTTCGCTCTCACACTCTGCAAGGCAGGCTTTGTCGTCCTCTGCCCCGAGCAGATAGGATTTGGCCGAAGAAGAGAGAAGCTCTCTGACGGACAGTACATGAACGGCCGAGACAATGAGCGCTGGCTCTTCATTCAGTACTACCTTCAAGGCCGTACGCTACTTGGCAAGTGCCTGTTCGACCTGGAATGTGCGGTGGATGTACTCGCTAATGTACCATTTGTGGACAAGGAGCGCATCGGCATCTGTGGCCACTCAATGGGAGGCCTTATCGCCTACTGGTTCGGCTGGTATGAAAAGCGGATCAAGGCAATCACCTCGGCATGCGGCTTCTCCTCTCTTACACTTCTTCAGGAACGACACCTGAACCACACCTTCACCATGTACCTGCCCAGCATCCTGAACTACGGGGATACCCCGGACCTGCTTGATGAAATCTGTCCCAAACCGCTGTATCTCACCTTCGGAGCTGAGGACAGGATTTTCCCTGTGGACGCCTCTTTGGACATCTGCAGAAAGGCTCAAAGCATCTATACCCTTCAGGAAGCGTCCAATCAGTGCATAACAGAAGTGACTGAGGATGGACATGTCTTCACAGAGGAGAAACAATCAAGAGCGGCAAACTTTTTCAGAAGGTTTTTATAGTACTACCAAGTTCTGTTGCTATTGCCTGTAGGATATCCTCTGAGCTAAATCGTCTCTGATCACTCTCAGCTTCTTGTTCTGCGAATACAAGGCTTTCATATGCCAAATCAGAAAAATCAATTTCATGGTTCGTGTCTGCTTGGTTGCTATTCATAGGTGCATGATACCATAGTACCAAGACAACAATAAATCATTCTCTCTATCTTGCTCAGCTCCTTGTTATATTTCTAGAATGCACTATAATTAGTGCATCATGGAAACAAATGAACGTGCTTCATATCTCACATTCCGATCTATCTTCTCTGAAATGGGTTGCTTCTCCCTGAATCAAATACGCTTTGGTGGAGTATACCAAGTGGGCAGGAACTCCATTTCCCGGTGGGTTAAGGAAGGCAAGCTAATACAGCTTAGGCAAGGAATGTATGCATTTCCCGATGTAAAGCAGGATGGTGATGCCCCATTCTACATTGCAAACAAGCTCTATACACCATCATACATCAGCATCCACTCGGCACTCGCTTTCTATGGAATGATACCTGAAGCGGTAGTTCAAATTACGAGTGTCGGCAGCAGAAAAACAACCTTCTTTGAGAATGAGCTGGGACAGTTCAGCTACCATACCGTGAAAAGGGAAGCGATGTTTGGCTACACAATCGAACAAAGTGCCTTCCATCCAACTTGGGGAATGCTCATCGCTGAACGGGAAAAAGCAATCTTGGACTTGCTCTACCTGTATCCACAGTACACGAGCAAACTGGACATGCTTGACTTGCGTCTGGACCTGGATGACGTCGATATAGTAAAACTCGATGCCTATACAGTGCAGTATGGAGTAAGAGCCCTCGAAAAGCGTGTACAAACCTTGAAGGAGGCGTATTCTATATGATCGATCTACAAGCATTGCAACACTACTTTCCCGTCACGGTACAACGAAGAACAGACTTGGCTGCTTATATGGTAAAAGAATACCTGCAGTGCCAAATATTGGAATATCTAGGCCATACGCAATATATGGAGCACCTCACATTCATCGGTGGAACAAACCTCCGTTTGATCAAGCGAATCGACCGTTTCAGTGAGGATCTCGATTTTGATTGCAAGAACCTCAGTTCTGAAGAGTTTCAGGAGATGACAGACTTGGTAATCAAGCATCTTTTGGACCAAGGGTACAACGTTGAGCCAAAACCGCAGGAACATGAGGGACTGCATGCCTATCGAAGAAGCTTGTATTTCCCCCAGCTTCTCTTTTCCTTGAACCTCAGCGGTTATAAAAATGCAAAATTCCTTATAAAGCTTGAGATGCAGGACCAAGGATACACCTATCCTGTTAAGCGTGCCTTTATCCAGAGCTGTGGTTTCCATTTCCCTGTCCCTGTTCCTCCGGATGACATATTGTGTGCCATGAAAATTTCAGCTCTGCTTTCAAGAACAAAGGGAAGAGATATCTATGATGCTCAGTTTCTGCTAACACAAACAAAGCCCAACTATGACTTTCTTTCAGTAAAGCAAGGGATTACAAGCGAAGCCGAGCTCAAGCAGGCAATTCTGGAACGTCTCAAACAAGTCGACCTATCTCTGAAGCAGCATGATTGTGAACATCTGCTCTTCGACAAACAAAAGAGCAGTAGCATTCTCTATTTCCCAGAATTCATACAGTCCTACCGTGAAGCCTGAGCACTCACATTCACCGCTAATGGTACCGAAAGGTTTATACTCACCGAACCCTCGACATCGTAACCGACCGACTTAATGTAGTACCTTCCGGCTTTCAAGTTCACCGTCCGGTTGGCATAGCCTGAACCTTGGATAAGGGTGACAACTTCCTGCCGGACGGTATCGACGAGAACCAGCTTGAAGTGTGTGGTATCGACAGAGCTGCTGATGGTAATAGTCACGTACCCACTCTGGTCGCAATCGAGGCGGTAGAGCGTCTCGATGCCATGAAAGCCTCGAAAGGAAAGGCTAGCATTGCGATTTGTGAGACTCAAATTCCGATTACGGTAAAAGAATGAGTCACCGGCTTGCAGCATCCTCTGCTGGTCATCGACAATTGACGGTGAATAAGAACCGAGGCAGATATTGCCCATGAACGAGCAGGAACTCAAGACGAGGCAAACGATACTAAGCAAAAGTAAATGTTGTAATTGTTTCATAACGTATCTCCAATGCCCCAAACTTAGATTTATTACAAAAAAATTACACTCAGAAACTCTTCGTAGTTACGCTTTCCTACGACCAAGTATTGCCTATCAGGGAGTGCGATGGTACGCTTTTTCCCTATGAAGCACTTCATCCTACTGGTCTACATTTTGATCTTCTCCACCGGCTTTGCCTCCCTTGCAGGCTTGGGTGTGCTTGCTGTGCGTCTCTCTCATCCGTTTGTCAAACGAATGCTCTTGGTGCAGAGCCTGTTCATCGCCAACCTTGCACTGGTTGCCATTTACTACTATACCATGCAGGTGGTAGAGCTCGTCGGAACTTCGTCTTCAATAGACTTCACCTTCGGCATCATTGCTACGATTCTCAGTATTGCCCTCTACGGGTCGTTGGTCTTTCTGCTGTCACTTCACTCATTTCGCACTGCTAATAAAAGTCTCTATAAAACAGCTCTCGCCCTTTGTTTGACAACCATTGCCATCCAAATCGTGCATCTGCTCTCTGCTCTACTCGGGTCGCCTGGGTTGGTGCAATCGTCACTGTGGCAGGTTGCCACCTATTTGATAATTGCCCTGGCAATGGGAGCCCTAGGTCTTCTGCTCATAAAAAGCCGCACAAGCAATGACCACCCCTCCCTTCAGATTCTCTTTAA contains the following coding sequences:
- a CDS encoding type IV toxin-antitoxin system AbiEi family antitoxin domain-containing protein; protein product: METNERASYLTFRSIFSEMGCFSLNQIRFGGVYQVGRNSISRWVKEGKLIQLRQGMYAFPDVKQDGDAPFYIANKLYTPSYISIHSALAFYGMIPEAVVQITSVGSRKTTFFENELGQFSYHTVKREAMFGYTIEQSAFHPTWGMLIAEREKAILDLLYLYPQYTSKLDMLDLRLDLDDVDIVKLDAYTVQYGVRALEKRVQTLKEAYSI
- a CDS encoding nucleotidyl transferase AbiEii/AbiGii toxin family protein — encoded protein: MIDLQALQHYFPVTVQRRTDLAAYMVKEYLQCQILEYLGHTQYMEHLTFIGGTNLRLIKRIDRFSEDLDFDCKNLSSEEFQEMTDLVIKHLLDQGYNVEPKPQEHEGLHAYRRSLYFPQLLFSLNLSGYKNAKFLIKLEMQDQGYTYPVKRAFIQSCGFHFPVPVPPDDILCAMKISALLSRTKGRDIYDAQFLLTQTKPNYDFLSVKQGITSEAELKQAILERLKQVDLSLKQHDCEHLLFDKQKSSSILYFPEFIQSYREA
- a CDS encoding helix-turn-helix domain-containing protein gives rise to the protein MKHFILLVYILIFSTGFASLAGLGVLAVRLSHPFVKRMLLVQSLFIANLALVAIYYYTMQVVELVGTSSSIDFTFGIIATILSIALYGSLVFLLSLHSFRTANKSLYKTALALCLTTIAIQIVHLLSALLGSPGLVQSSLWQVATYLIIALAMGALGLLLIKSRTSNDHPSLQILFKGIGLCCLLFVPMGAIEYVLEVFSLYAYQPLSLEYLLYLGINITILLAAVQVLAKQPKSGAAFGELSLETAKRFLLTAREQEMASLIAQGLTNKEIAFRLGISEATVRTHIYNLFQKVGVQSRIELLNVLHQ
- a CDS encoding alpha/beta hydrolase family protein, which encodes MDRALLLRLLGEKPARQEKTTYSLATLTQEDGYRYTEISYQACDGETVQALLLIPDGVDIETSEKHPTIIAHHQHGGRYDAGMLEPAGLCENPANTFALTLCKAGFVVLCPEQIGFGRRREKLSDGQYMNGRDNERWLFIQYYLQGRTLLGKCLFDLECAVDVLANVPFVDKERIGICGHSMGGLIAYWFGWYEKRIKAITSACGFSSLTLLQERHLNHTFTMYLPSILNYGDTPDLLDEICPKPLYLTFGAEDRIFPVDASLDICRKAQSIYTLQEASNQCITEVTEDGHVFTEEKQSRAANFFRRFL